Proteins encoded by one window of Emticicia oligotrophica DSM 17448:
- a CDS encoding ABC transporter permease, with protein MENNEVVIKAGKSALHYWREVWRQRELFWILGKRDVMVRYKQTALGVAWGVIRPLMTALVMVLAFGKIAKLENDSSIPYMLVVIPGVIIWLFFSQSLSQISNSIVGNGNLVSKVYFPRIIIPFSSLLVGLLDAMIAFAMFFIFCIYYQFIPSWHIIFAPFFLLVAYLAAFGTGLLASVLNVKYRDIAQIIPFVVQFGYFISPVAYTSERVSREWWYPIYNLNPVAGAIDGLRWCLLDDFSNFNWQSFIPMLFFVVVSVLFSIWFFRKNENSFVDHL; from the coding sequence ATGGAAAACAACGAAGTCGTAATAAAAGCAGGAAAATCTGCCTTACACTATTGGAGAGAAGTTTGGCGTCAAAGAGAATTGTTTTGGATTCTCGGTAAAAGAGATGTGATGGTACGCTACAAACAAACTGCCCTTGGTGTAGCATGGGGAGTAATAAGGCCACTCATGACTGCTCTAGTAATGGTATTAGCTTTTGGGAAAATTGCTAAACTTGAAAATGATTCTTCTATTCCATACATGTTGGTTGTGATTCCGGGAGTAATAATATGGTTGTTTTTTTCGCAATCATTATCTCAGATAAGTAATAGCATTGTGGGCAATGGTAATCTAGTATCTAAGGTTTATTTCCCGAGAATAATTATTCCATTTAGTTCTTTATTGGTAGGCTTACTTGATGCCATGATTGCATTTGCAATGTTTTTTATATTTTGCATTTATTATCAATTTATTCCAAGCTGGCATATCATCTTCGCTCCATTTTTTTTATTAGTAGCTTATTTAGCGGCTTTTGGTACTGGGCTTCTGGCATCAGTGTTGAATGTAAAATACCGGGACATTGCTCAGATAATACCTTTTGTAGTTCAATTCGGTTATTTTATTTCACCAGTAGCTTACACAAGTGAACGAGTGAGTAGAGAATGGTGGTATCCTATTTATAACCTAAATCCTGTTGCGGGAGCTATTGATGGACTTAGATGGTGCTTATTAGACGACTTTTCAAATTTTAACTGGCAAAGTTTCATACCTATGCTGTTTTTTGTAGTTGTATCCGTACTATTTTCCATTTGGTTTTTCCGTAAAAATGAAAATTCTTTTGTTGACCATTTGTAG